The segment GTCGCTCACGCGCATGCTGGACTTCGCCGAGAGCGTGCGCGACGCGGCCGCCAGCGGCATCCGCGATGTGGTGCATATCGGCATCGGCGGCAGCGATCTGGGACCGGCCATGGTGGTGCAGGCCCTGGCGGCCTACACCCAGGCGGGGCAGCGCCTGCATTTCGTCTCCAATGTGGACGGCCATGATCTGGCCGCCGTGCTGCCGGGCCTGCGGCCCGAGAGCACGCTCTTCGTGATCGCCTCCAAGACTTTCACCACGCAGGAAACCCTGGCCAATGCCCAGGCTGCCAAGGCCTGGTTCCTGGCCGCGGGCGGCACGGATGTGGCGCGCCACTTCGTGGCCACCAGCAGCAACACGCAGGCCGCGGGCGCCTTCGGCATCACGACCACCTTCGGCTTCTGGGACTGGGTGGGGGGCCGTTACTCGCTGTGGTCGGTGATCGGTCTGCCGATTGCCATCGCCATCGGCGCTGCCAATTTCCGGGCCCTGCTCGAGGGTGCGCATGCGATGGACGAGCATTTCCGCCGCACGTCGCTGGAGCGCAATCTGCCGGTGCTGCAGGGCCTGATCGACCTCTGGTACCGCAACTTCCACGGCTTCACGAGCCGCTCCGTCGCGCCCTACCACCAGGGCCTGCGCCGCCTGCCGGCCTATCTTCAGCAGCTGGAGATGGAGAGCAATGGCAAGGGCGTGGACCGTGAGGGGCGGGCCTTGAGCTATGCCACCGGCCCGGTCGTCTGGGGCGAGCCCGGCACCAATGGCCAGCACGCCTATTTCCAGATGCTGCATCAGGGCACGGACGTGGTGCCGGTGGAGTTCATCGCGGTGAAGACCCCGCAGCATAGCGCACCCGCGGGCAGCGAGCTGGCGGCCCTGCTGCAGGACCAGCACCAGAAGCTGCTGGCCAACTGCCTGGCCCAGTCCCAGGCCCTGATGGAAGGCAAGACCGTGGAGCAGGCCCTGCAGGAGCAGGCGCCCACGGCCTCCAAGCGTCTGAGCCCGCTGGCGGTGGCGCGGCACCGCAGCTTCCCCGGCAACCGGCCCAGCAGCACCCTGGTGCTGGAGGCGCTGACGCCGCGCGCCCTGGGCGCCCTGATCGCGCTCTACGAGCACCGCGTCTTCGTGGAGGGTGCACTCTTCAACATCAACTCCTTCGACCAGTGGGGCGTGGAGCTTGGCAAGGCCCTGTGTAACCGCCTGCTGCCGCGCCTGGCCAGCGGTGACGCCACGGGCCTGGACGCGTCCACGGCCGGCCTGCTGAACCGTCTGCGCGCTTGAAGCTCTCTTTCCTGACGACGATGAACATTGTTTTCGACTTCGGCGGCGTGCTGTTCCGCTGGCACCCGCCGAGCTTCCTGGCTCGCATCTGGCCGCATCGCGTGCCCGATGCCGAGGCGGGCCAAGCCGTGGCGGCGCAGTTCTTCCAGCATTACGCGGGTGACTGGGGGGCCTTCGACCAGGGCCTGATCGGCGCCGACGAGGTGATCGCCCGCATTGCCGCGCGCACCGGCTGGCCGGCCGCCGAGGTGGCCCAGGTGGTGGACGCGGTGGCGGACGAGCTGCAGCTGCTCACGCCCACCGTGGCCCTGATCCAGGATCTCAAGGCCGCGGGGCACCGGCTCTTCTATCTCTCGAACATGCCCGAGCCCTATGCCGACCACCTGGAGCGCAGCCACCCGCTGCACCAGTGGTTCGAGAACGGTGTGTTCTCCGGCCGGGTCAAGCAGTCCAAGCCGGGGGCGGAGATCTACCGCATCGCCACCGAGCGTTTCGGCGTGGCGCCCGAGAGCTGCCTTTTCCTGGACGATCACCCGGCCAATATCGAGGCGGCCCATGCGGCCGGCTGGCAGGCCCTGCATTTCACGACGGCCGAGGCCATGCGGCCCCAGCTGCGCGAGCGCGGCCTCTTAGGGCTCTAGGTCGGGGTCTTCCGTCGGCGGCGCGGCCTGCACGCGGAAGCTCTCGCTGGCCCAGGCGCCCAGATCGATCTGGCGGCAGCGTTCGCTGCAGAAGGGGCGCCACAGATTGCTGGGCGCGAACACGCTGTCGCCGCCGCAGGTGGGGCAGGGCACGAGGCGCGGCGCCTTGTCGGCGGGCTTGATCTCGCTCATGAGCACAGCGTCAGCTCGAAGCTGGCGTCCTGTTGAGCCGGGCGCAGCCGGCCTTCCTCGTCCTGGCGCATCAGGCGGATGGAGATCATCAGGCGGTGGCCGCTGATCTCGGGAATCAGACCCAGGCTGGGATCGATGCGCATGCGCAGCAGCTGGTAGGTCTTGCTGGAGGGCAGGCTCTGCTGGAAGTGGCCGCCCTGGGCCGCCACCTTGTGGGGCGAGCCCGAATCGCGCAGCAGACCCAGCAGCACCTGCAGGGCCTCGGCCATGGGCATCAGGCACTGGGTCCACTGCATCAGATCATTGCGGCGGCGCACCGGCAGCAGCTGCTGCCAGCTGTAGTAGGCCGGCAGATCGAACTCGCAGGTGCCACCCGGGATGCTGATGCGGCTGCGTATGCTCATCAGCCATTCATTGGCTGTTAGCGTGTGGCCGGCCTTGCCGCTGAGCGCGTTGAGGCCGCCGAAGGCATGGTCGATGCGGCGAATCACCTCGTCCAGCGCCTCCTCGGCGATGGCGGGATTGCCGCGATAGCTGTTGAGCTGGGCCTTGTGGCGCTCCAGCTCCTTGAGCAGATCGGACTTCAGATCGGCACGCGAGGCCACGTCCATGATCTCGAAGAGGGTGACCAGGGCGAAGTGATGGTCCAGCGGGGTCTCGCGGGCGATCAGCTGGCCGAGGCGATCGAAGAGATGCTCCAGCCGCAGCATCGTGCGGATGCTTTCGTTGAACGGGTATTCGTAGAGGACCAAGGGGGCCATTCCTTGCTTGCCGGCTGACAGTGCCGCGCTTGGCCCCGATTGTTTCACAAGCTGCTGCCGATATCGGCCGCGTACCTGCTGCGATCAGCGGACCGCGAGGCCCCAGTGCTGCAGCAGGGCCAGGACTTGCCCCCGCAGGCCCGCGAGGTCCAGGCCTTCGTTGTGGATCAGCACATCGGCCGCGGCGCGGCGCTGTGCCCGGCTGGCCTGCTTGCGCAGCACGGCTTCCACGCCCTCGCGGGTCCAGCCCGAGCGGGCCATCACGCGCTGGATCTGGGTCTCGGTCTCGCAGTCCACCACCAGCACCCGGTCCACCCGCGCGCGCCAGCGGCCCGACTCCACCAGCAGGGGCACGTCGAAGACCAGCAGGGCGTGGTCGGCTGCAGCGGCTTTCGCTTGTCGCTCGGTCTCGGCGCCGATCATGGGATGCAGGACGGCCTCCAGGCGCAGCAAGGCGGCCGGGTCGGCAAAGACCGCGGCACGCATGGCGGCGCGGTCCAGGCCGCCATCGGCGGCGATCAGTTCCGGGCCGAAGGCCTCGGCCAGTGCCGGCATGGCCGCGCCACCGGGGGCGGTCAGGGCGCGCGAGATCGCATCGGTGTCGATGAGGGCGGCGCCCGCTTCGACCAGCAGGCCCGCCACCGTGCTCTTGCCGGACCCAATGCCGCCGGTCAGGCCCAGGCGCAGCGGCGCCTTCGTCGTGTCAGCGCTCAAGACTCAGGCCCAACCCATCCAGCCCAGCACGCGGGGCGCACCGGCAAACATGACGGCCAGACCGCCACCCGCCAGAAAGGGGCCGAAGGGCACATAGCGGCCCTCACGCAGGCCACCGCTGAGCTTGAGGCCTATGCCCACCAGGGCGCCGATCAGGGAGGCGCCCAGCACGATGGGCAAGACCATCTGCCAGCCCAGCCAGGCGCCCAGGGCCGCCAGCAGCTTGAAGTCGCCATAGCCCATGCCCTCCTTGCCGGTGGCCAGCTTGAAGAGCCAGTAGACCGACCAGAGCGAGAGATAGCCCGTCATGGCGCCGATCAGGGCCTGCTCCAGCGGCAGGGTCCAGCCCAGCAGGGCGGCCAGCAGGCCGGCCCAGAGCAGGGGCAGGGTCATGGAGTCGGGCAGCAGGGTGGTGTCCCAGTCGATCAGGGCCAGGGCCAGCAGGGTGGCCACAAAGCCGCACCACAGCAGGGCCAGGGGCTGAGCGCCGACATGCCAGCCCACGGCGGCGAAGAGCAGGCCGCAGCTCAGCTCCACCAGGGGGTAGCGCGGGGAGATGCGCTGCTTGCAGCCGGCGCAGCGCCCGCCCAGGCGCAGCCAGCCCAGCAGGGGCAGGTTCTCATGCCAGGCGATGCTGTGGCCGCAATGCGGGCAGCGCGAGCGCGGCGTGGCGATGCCCAGCGGGGGCAGTTGTTCCAGATGGGTCTGCAGGGTCTGGGCGCCGGCCGCCAGCTTGTCCGCCTGGCCAGCATTCAGGCCGGCGCGGCACAGCTCTTGGGCATCGGCCAGATGCTCGCTGGACTCCAGCCACCAGCCGCGCTCCAGCATCAGGGGCAGGCGGTGCACCACCACATTCAGGAAGCTGCCGATGCACAGGCCCAGGATGCCCAGGGCCAATGGCGTGAGCAGCCAGGCGTAGTCTTGACTCATGAAGAAACCGAAGAGAGGGGAGAGGTCCGCGGGCTCAGACCACCTGGCCGAGCTTGAAGATGGGCAGGTACATGGCCACCACGATGCCGCCGATGATGGTGCC is part of the Shinella sp. XGS7 genome and harbors:
- the pgi gene encoding glucose-6-phosphate isomerase, which encodes MLYSRCDQSPAWAALQAHYQGGGRDFDLRQAFAQDAGRFAAWSFEAPEVFADLSKNRIDAPTLQLLLQLARDCGLESQRDAMFKGEPINHTEDRAVLHTALRAPAGQGLFSDEVQQSLTRMLDFAESVRDAAASGIRDVVHIGIGGSDLGPAMVVQALAAYTQAGQRLHFVSNVDGHDLAAVLPGLRPESTLFVIASKTFTTQETLANAQAAKAWFLAAGGTDVARHFVATSSNTQAAGAFGITTTFGFWDWVGGRYSLWSVIGLPIAIAIGAANFRALLEGAHAMDEHFRRTSLERNLPVLQGLIDLWYRNFHGFTSRSVAPYHQGLRRLPAYLQQLEMESNGKGVDREGRALSYATGPVVWGEPGTNGQHAYFQMLHQGTDVVPVEFIAVKTPQHSAPAGSELAALLQDQHQKLLANCLAQSQALMEGKTVEQALQEQAPTASKRLSPLAVARHRSFPGNRPSSTLVLEALTPRALGALIALYEHRVFVEGALFNINSFDQWGVELGKALCNRLLPRLASGDATGLDASTAGLLNRLRA
- a CDS encoding DNA gyrase inhibitor YacG, which encodes MSEIKPADKAPRLVPCPTCGGDSVFAPSNLWRPFCSERCRQIDLGAWASESFRVQAAPPTEDPDLEP
- a CDS encoding HAD family phosphatase; this encodes MNIVFDFGGVLFRWHPPSFLARIWPHRVPDAEAGQAVAAQFFQHYAGDWGAFDQGLIGADEVIARIAARTGWPAAEVAQVVDAVADELQLLTPTVALIQDLKAAGHRLFYLSNMPEPYADHLERSHPLHQWFENGVFSGRVKQSKPGAEIYRIATERFGVAPESCLFLDDHPANIEAAHAAGWQALHFTTAEAMRPQLRERGLLGL
- the zapD gene encoding cell division protein ZapD, yielding MVLYEYPFNESIRTMLRLEHLFDRLGQLIARETPLDHHFALVTLFEIMDVASRADLKSDLLKELERHKAQLNSYRGNPAIAEEALDEVIRRIDHAFGGLNALSGKAGHTLTANEWLMSIRSRISIPGGTCEFDLPAYYSWQQLLPVRRRNDLMQWTQCLMPMAEALQVLLGLLRDSGSPHKVAAQGGHFQQSLPSSKTYQLLRMRIDPSLGLIPEISGHRLMISIRLMRQDEEGRLRPAQQDASFELTLCS
- a CDS encoding A24 family peptidase, whose amino-acid sequence is MSQDYAWLLTPLALGILGLCIGSFLNVVVHRLPLMLERGWWLESSEHLADAQELCRAGLNAGQADKLAAGAQTLQTHLEQLPPLGIATPRSRCPHCGHSIAWHENLPLLGWLRLGGRCAGCKQRISPRYPLVELSCGLLFAAVGWHVGAQPLALLWCGFVATLLALALIDWDTTLLPDSMTLPLLWAGLLAALLGWTLPLEQALIGAMTGYLSLWSVYWLFKLATGKEGMGYGDFKLLAALGAWLGWQMVLPIVLGASLIGALVGIGLKLSGGLREGRYVPFGPFLAGGGLAVMFAGAPRVLGWMGWA
- the coaE gene encoding dephospho-CoA kinase (Dephospho-CoA kinase (CoaE) performs the final step in coenzyme A biosynthesis.), which produces MSADTTKAPLRLGLTGGIGSGKSTVAGLLVEAGAALIDTDAISRALTAPGGAAMPALAEAFGPELIAADGGLDRAAMRAAVFADPAALLRLEAVLHPMIGAETERQAKAAAADHALLVFDVPLLVESGRWRARVDRVLVVDCETETQIQRVMARSGWTREGVEAVLRKQASRAQRRAAADVLIHNEGLDLAGLRGQVLALLQHWGLAVR